The genomic region ATTTATACACTTCGGACTCACTTCACAGGATATCAATAATACTGCAATTCCGCTTTCCATAAAAGAAGCCTTGGAAAAAACATACCTACCACTCTACGAAGATATTGTTACCAAACTTAAGGGCTTGGCGGCAGAATGGAAAGATGTTTCCATGCTTGCCAGAACACACGGGCAACCAGCTTCCCCTACTCGATTAGGAAAAGAAATTGAGGTTTTTGTGGTAAGACTGAGCGAACAATTTAGCGGATTGAAGAATATACCTATTGCGGCTAAGTTCGGCGGGGCAACTGGGAATTTTAATGCCCATAAAGTAGCCTACCCTTCTATTAACTGGAAAGAGTTCGGAACCGAATTCGTAGAAGACAGCCTACAACTGCGTCATTCGTTCCCCACCACACAAATAGAGCATTACGACCATATGGCGGCGCTATTCGATGCCCTAAAAAGAATCAATACCATCATTATCGATTTCAATAGGGATATGTGGACGTATATTTCCATGGATTATTTCAAGCAAAAAATAAAAAAGGGAGAAGTGGGCTCTTCTGCCATGCCTCATAAAGTAAACCCTATTGATTTTGAAAATTCTGAAGGAAACTTGGGGATTGCCAACGCCATTTTTGAACATTTATCTGGAAAACTACCTATCTCCAGATTGCAAAGGGATTTAACCGATAGTACCGTATTAAGAAATGTGGGAGTTCCTTTTGGACATACCCTTATCGCATTTCAATCTACTTTAAAAGGATTGAACAAATTATTACTGAACAACACTAAGTTTGAAGAAGATCTTGAAAATAACTGGGCGGTTGTGGCAGAAGCAATTCAAACTATATTAAGACGGGAAGGTTATGCAAATCCTTATGAAGCATTAAAGGGCCTTACACGTACCAACGAGAAAATAAACAAACAATCCATCGCTGCATTTATTGAAACCCTAGAGGTGTCGGAGGCGGTTAAAAAAGAACTTAAGGCTATTACACCTTCAAATTACACCGGTATTTAAGAAACCATAAGATTATACGATTTCAAAAAAGATGTTTTCCTTTAAGAAAGCATCTTTTTTTTTAAAAAGAACTTTCCAATTCAGAACAGGCTACCCTTATTCATTAGAAATCAATGTTTTTAAATAGGTCTCTTAATGATTATATTAAGAATATTTAGTATTTTCACTGTAAGATCTTATCGATTCCTCCTCCAACCTATTAATTATTTATAGAAGTAATTAACGCTTTACTGTATGAAAAAATACCTCGTAGTACTTTCCTTTTTGTCTTTTCAATTAGGATTTAGTCAAGAAA from Galbibacter sp. BG1 harbors:
- the purB gene encoding adenylosuccinate lyase — translated: MQLTPLNAVSPIDGRYRSKTESLADFFSEEALIKYRVRVEIEYFIALCNIPLPQLKEFDHSLFNDLRAIYEDFTAIDAAAIKQIEKTTNHDVKAVEYFIKEKFDDLGIDLFKEFIHFGLTSQDINNTAIPLSIKEALEKTYLPLYEDIVTKLKGLAAEWKDVSMLARTHGQPASPTRLGKEIEVFVVRLSEQFSGLKNIPIAAKFGGATGNFNAHKVAYPSINWKEFGTEFVEDSLQLRHSFPTTQIEHYDHMAALFDALKRINTIIIDFNRDMWTYISMDYFKQKIKKGEVGSSAMPHKVNPIDFENSEGNLGIANAIFEHLSGKLPISRLQRDLTDSTVLRNVGVPFGHTLIAFQSTLKGLNKLLLNNTKFEEDLENNWAVVAEAIQTILRREGYANPYEALKGLTRTNEKINKQSIAAFIETLEVSEAVKKELKAITPSNYTGI